The Actinomycetota bacterium nucleotide sequence CATGGCGCTCGGCGTGCGGTTCGTCCACGGGCCGCTCGGCGTGCTGGCGGCGCTTCTGCTTGCCGTGATCTTCGGCATCGGCCTCGCGGCCTTGTCGAACGTGGCGGCGCTGCGCACCAAGAGCACCGAAGCGACGCTGATGATCGTCAACTTCTTCCTCTTCCCGTTGCTGTTCCTGTCGCCGGCCCTCGTACCGAAGGATGTCCTGCCCGGCTGGATCGCAACGTTCGGGAAGTTCAACCCGGTTGCGTACGCCGTCGACGCCTCGCGGAACCTTATGGTCGGCGTCGTCGAGAACCGGACGCTATCCACCGCGATCGATTGGGGCCAGCTCGGCCGGGCCACGTTGTTC carries:
- a CDS encoding ABC transporter permease, coding for DIEVGLFDKFLIAPINRMAILMGRALADGARMFIQGLFMVLLAMALGVRFVHGPLGVLAALLLAVIFGIGLAALSNVAALRTKSTEATLMIVNFFLFPLLFLSPALVPKDVLPGWIATFGKFNPVAYAVDASRNLMVGVVENRTLSTAIDWGQLGRATLFLVGVAIGGMTLARMAFRKATA